The DNA region CTTGAACGCTGATCCGAAAGGAAGACAGAATGGGTACTGGCTCGGAAAAGGTTGAAACGATCTATCGGGCAAGGGTCTTCCGCCTATGCAGGGAGACGGTCTCCCTGCCCAATGGAGTAACGACTGCCTACGATGTCATCCATCATCCCGGTTCTTCCGCCATAGTCCCCCTTTTGCCCGACGATCGGGTCGTGATGATCAGACAGTACCGCCCCTCTTTGAGAAGGTTTCTCTGGGAGATACCGGCAGGCACCCTCAACCCTGGTGAGGATTTTCTCCAGTGTGCCAGGCGGGAGCTGATAGAGGAGGCGGGCTATCAGGCAGATCATTTTGAAAAATTGACAGAGATTCTCCCGGCTCCCGGGTACTCAGACGAGGTTATCCAGATCTTTCTTGCCAGGGGTCTTGAACCGGTGGCTCAGAATCTCGATCAGGATGAGGTCCTGGAGGTGGCGCCTCTGCCTCTGGCCGAGACGCTCGTCATGATCAGGGACGGAAGGATCCAGGACGCCATGACGATTGTCGGCCTCTATCTGGCTTCCATGGGCAGATAGCATAGGAGCCATGGATGCATATTCTCTCGCAAGAGGAGAAACAGAGGGTTAATGAGATTGCCCTCTCAATTTTGGATGATGTCGGCGTAAGAATCGATCACCCCGAGATTTTCGAGGTCCTCTGCCAAATGGGCGGCAAGGGGGACAGGGCAGCGTCGGTCGTCCGTATGAGCGAGGAGATGGTGACAAGGGCCATTGCCTGGTGTCCCAAGAAGGT from Deltaproteobacteria bacterium includes:
- a CDS encoding NUDIX hydrolase, translating into MGTGSEKVETIYRARVFRLCRETVSLPNGVTTAYDVIHHPGSSAIVPLLPDDRVVMIRQYRPSLRRFLWEIPAGTLNPGEDFLQCARRELIEEAGYQADHFEKLTEILPAPGYSDEVIQIFLARGLEPVAQNLDQDEVLEVAPLPLAETLVMIRDGRIQDAMTIVGLYLASMGR